One part of the Streptomyces lydicus genome encodes these proteins:
- a CDS encoding DUF5914 domain-containing protein yields MTPDARRRSRVPLRLRRRPVPWERQRPTWREARPVVIDGALKRALARPAGNWFVLGAARGIGARRAFGRTVAGVEVVAWRAADGRLVAGPGACPHLGAPLALGAVHCGTLRCRWHGLALDGAAFAGWEPYPAYDDGVLAWVRLDGVGGEAPLPRPVVPSRPALPGAVTAVHTAVGECEPEDVVANRLDPWHGAWFHPYSFVDLRVVGAPSESCAEGPDEFVVEVSFKVAGRAVVPVTAHFTAPGPRTVVMRIVNGEGRGSVVETHATPLGPDDRGRPRTAVIEAVVATSDRRGFALARAAAPLLRPLVRAASGRLWRDDLAYAERRRQLRSGGRQPG; encoded by the coding sequence ATGACCCCGGATGCCCGGCGCCGCTCCCGCGTCCCGCTGCGGCTGCGCCGTCGGCCCGTGCCGTGGGAGCGGCAGCGCCCCACCTGGCGCGAGGCCCGGCCGGTGGTCATCGACGGCGCGCTCAAGCGGGCGCTCGCCCGGCCCGCCGGCAACTGGTTCGTCCTCGGTGCGGCGCGCGGCATCGGAGCGCGGCGCGCGTTCGGCCGGACGGTGGCCGGCGTCGAGGTGGTCGCCTGGCGCGCCGCCGACGGGCGGCTGGTGGCGGGGCCCGGGGCCTGCCCGCACCTGGGTGCGCCGCTGGCTCTGGGTGCCGTGCACTGCGGCACGCTCCGCTGCCGCTGGCACGGACTCGCCCTGGACGGCGCTGCGTTCGCCGGCTGGGAGCCGTACCCGGCGTACGACGACGGGGTGCTGGCCTGGGTGCGGCTCGACGGCGTCGGTGGTGAGGCTCCGCTGCCGCGGCCGGTGGTGCCGTCGCGGCCGGCGCTGCCCGGCGCGGTCACCGCCGTGCACACGGCCGTCGGGGAGTGCGAGCCGGAGGACGTGGTGGCCAACCGGCTCGATCCCTGGCACGGTGCGTGGTTCCACCCGTACTCGTTCGTCGACCTGCGGGTGGTCGGGGCGCCCTCCGAATCCTGTGCGGAGGGGCCCGACGAGTTCGTCGTCGAGGTCTCCTTCAAGGTCGCCGGGCGGGCCGTGGTCCCGGTGACGGCGCACTTCACCGCGCCCGGGCCGCGCACGGTGGTGATGCGGATCGTGAACGGCGAAGGACGGGGCTCCGTGGTCGAGACCCATGCCACTCCCCTGGGACCGGACGACCGCGGGAGGCCGCGCACCGCGGTGATCGAGGCGGTCGTGGCCACCTCCGATCGCCGGGGGTTCGCGCTCGCCCGCGCGGCGGCGCCGCTGCTGCGCCCGCTGGTGCGCGCGGCGTCGGGGCGGCTGTGGCGGGACGATCTGGCGTACGCCGAGCGGCGCCGGCAGCTGCGCAGCGGCGGCCGGCAGCCGGGCTGA